One part of the Cyprinus carpio isolate SPL01 chromosome B12, ASM1834038v1, whole genome shotgun sequence genome encodes these proteins:
- the LOC109056632 gene encoding zinc finger protein 503-like, which yields MITPLPESAVFSVVDLKKRHREPFLHSPPPVKALKMLSARTGHILHPDYLQPLPSAPVSPIELDAKKSPLALLAQTCSQIGKSDPPSSAKLSAVASDKDCKSSSLKISDIGAEDKSSFKPYGKSSERKDTDKSGFRVPSASCRPVTPRSPSSCSSVSPQPGSGKKERDAAKTPDASGMRTESETSKQDASKPSDSIPASSVSSALGSGLVAPVSPYRPGHAVFTPYPGALNAAYPAYPQPFLSHGMTLDPSKPGGGQLINAQLSGALSSKAGSSPLAGASPPSIMSSSLCRDPFCLSYHCASHLSSSGSHDSAAAALKSGYPLMYPSHSLHPLSPSAPSFPGHPLYPYGFVLPNDSQTHICNWVSANGPCDKRFSSSEELLSHLRTHTAFAEKLVMGYPNSLTMACHVPGAPLALRTPHLGLGSRYHPYSKSPLPTSGAPIPVSAATGQFYSPYALYGQRLTTVSGLGYQ from the exons ATGATCACACCGCTTCCGGAGTCTGCTGTGTTTAGTGTGGTTGATCTCAAGAAGCGACACCGGGAACCGTTCCTGCACTCGCCGCCTCCCGTTAAAGCGTTGAAAATGCTGAGCGCTCGGACCGGACACATCCTGCACCCGGACTATCTGCAGCCGTTACCGTCCGCTCCCGTCAGCCCCATAGAG TTGGATGCCAAGAAGAGTCCCCTCGCCCTCCTCGCACAAACATGCTCCCAAATCGGGAAGTCGGATCCGCCGTCCTCCGCCAAACTCTCGGCGGTCGCCTCGGACAAAGACTGCAAATCCAGCTCGCTGAAGATCAGCGACATCGGGGCCGAGGACAAATCTAGTTTCAAGCCATACGGCAAATCGTCAGAGAGAAAAGACACAGATAAATCGGGTTTCCGTGTCCCGAGCGCCTCCTGCCGGCCGGTCACGCCTCGGAGCCCGAGCTCCTGCAGCTCCGTCTCCCCTCAACCCGGATCGGGGAAGAAGGAACGCGACGCGGCTAAAACCCCAGATGCATCTGGAATGAGAACCGAGAGCGAGACGAGCAAACAGGATGCTTCCAAACCATCCGACAGCATCCCGGCGTCTTCAGTGTCATCCGCACTCGGGTCCGGACTCGTCGCGCCGGTTTCCCCTTACAGACCGGGTCACGCCGTATTCACACCTTACCCCGGAGCCCTCAATGCAGCGTATCCCGCTTACCCTCAACCCTTCCTATCCCACGGCATGACTCTGGATCCGAGCAAACCCGGCGGCGGTCAGCTGATTAATGCTCAGCTGTCCGGTGCTCTCAGCAGCAAGGCGGGGTCCAGTCCCCTCGCCGGAGCCTCTCCTCCATCCATCATGTCCAGCAGTCTGTGCAGAGACCCGTTCTGCTTGAGCTACCACTGCGCTAGCCATCTATCATCCAGCGGCTCTCACGACAGCGCCGCCGCGGCCTTAAAATCCGGATACCCACTTATGTACCCCAGCCACTCCCTGCACCCGTTATCCCCCTCTGCACCCTCGTTCCCGGGACACCCGTTATACCCGTATGGCTTTGTGCTTCCCAACGATTCCCAGACGCACATTTGCAACTGGGTTTCCGCGAACGGTCCGTGCGACAAGCGCTTCTCGTCTTCGGAGGAGCTTCTGAGCCATTTGCGGACTCACACTGCGTTCGCTGAGAAACTGGTTATGGGATATCCCAACTCTTTAACCATGGCTTGTCATGTGCCAGGAGCCCCGCTGGCGCTCAGGACCCCTCATCTCGGGCTCGGCTCACGTTATCATCCGTACTCCAAAAGCCCGTTACCGACGAGTGGCGCGCCGATTCCGGTTTCCGCCGCCACCGGCCAGTTTTACTCTCCATACGCTCTTTATGGACAGAGACTGACCACTGTGTCTGGGCTCGGATATCAGTGA